Proteins from one Anthonomus grandis grandis chromosome 8, icAntGran1.3, whole genome shotgun sequence genomic window:
- the LOC126739253 gene encoding TOM1-like protein 2 isoform X1 — translation MNVIQNALIGNPFSTPVGSKIEQATDGSLASENWALNMEICDIINETEDGPKDAIRAIKKRLSQSAGKNYTIVMYTLTILETCVKNCGKRFHILACSKDFVQELVKLLSPKNDPPTAVQEKVLSLIQSWASAFQADQDLLGVNVVYKDLLAKGIEFPPTDLDSLAPIHTPKKSVSTMEAPSQTRPIRPASVPSPSASPLPPLESPTGGILTPEQRAKLQSELDVVQSNMNVLGELLSEVKPGQEERDELELLQELYSVCHQMQQRLVELISRITNDTLTEELLRINDDMNNLFLRYSRWEKNRGSHGHSASASEVVAKAIPPTSAVKPTLKNDDSLIDLDDDDVADTVKKLGLGDSLNGKGTDEFDMFAQSRNVTYESSKISGSSYKDNINPNQISGGLSSVTQGQLAETDEDRELNEMANWLGKTGGAEESVTSSDFERFLAERAAAAENLPTVSAATGSNNPSALKKDNKKKDENLLAL, via the exons AACAAGCTACAGATGGAAGTCTGGCTTCAGAAAACTGGGCTTTAAATATGGAAATATGTGACATTATCAATGAAACTGAAGATGGCCCTAAAGATGCAATTAGAGCTATCAAAAAGCGACTCTCTCAAAGTGCTGGGAAAAACTACACCATTGTTATGTATACCTTGACCATACTTGAGACTTGTGTTAAAAATTGTGGAAAGAGGTTTCATATTTTGGCTTGCAGCAAAGATTTTGTTCAAGAATTG GTGAAACTTCTTAGTCCAAAAAATGACCCACCCACAGCAGTTCAAGAAAAAGTTCTCAGCTTAATACAAAGTTGGGCAAGTGCTTTTCAGGCTGATCAAGACCTATTAGGGGTCAATGTGGTTTACAAAGATCTGTTGGCAAAAGGAATTGAGTTTCCACCTACAGATCTTGATAGTTTGGCACCAATACACACACCTAAAAAG aGTGTCTCAACTATGGAAGCTCCAAGCCAAACCAGACCAATAAGGCCGGCCAGTGTGCCCTCCCCCTCGGCCAGTCCCCTACCCCCTTTAGAATCTCCAACTGGTGGGATTCTAACTCCAGAACAAAGGGCCAAATTGCAATCAGAATTGGATGTTGTCCAAAGTAATATGAATGTCTTAGGAGAGTTGTTGAGTGAAGTTAAGCCAGGGCAAGAGGAAAGGGATGAATTAGAGTTATTACAG gAATTGTATTCAGTCTGCCACCAAATGCAGCAGAGGCTTGTAGAGCTTATTTCAAGGATAACTAATGATACTTTGACTGAAGAGTTGTTAAGGATAAATGATGACATGAACAacttatttttaag GTACAGCAGATGGGAAAAGAATAGAGGATCTCATGGGCACAGTGCCTCAGCCTCAGAAGTAGTAGCGAAAGCCATACCGCCTACTTCAGCTGTTAAGCCCACTTTGAAGAATGATGATAGCTTGATTGATTTAGATGATGATGATGTTGCTGATACAGTTAAAAAGTTAG gttTGGGTGATTCTTTAAATGGAAAAGGAACTGATGAGTTTGATATGTTTGCGCAATCTCGAAACGTTACTTATGAATCATCCAAGATAAG TGGTAGCTCATATAAAGATAACATCAACCCTAATCAAATTTCTGGTGGACTCAGCTCGGTTACACAGGGACAATTAGCAGAG ACTGACGAAGACCGAGAATTAAACGAGATGGCGAATTGGTTAGGGAAAaca GGTGGAGCAGAAGAATCGGTCACATCAAGTGACTTCGAACGATTCTTAGCAGAAAGAGCGGCGGCCGCAGAAAATCTGCCCACAGTGTCCGCAGCTACTGGATCGAATAATCCCAGCGCATTAaagaaagataacaaaaaaaaggaTGAAAATCTTTTAGCtttgtaa
- the LOC126739253 gene encoding TOM1-like protein 2 isoform X2 yields the protein MNVIQNALIGNPFSTPVGSKIEQATDGSLASENWALNMEICDIINETEDGPKDAIRAIKKRLSQSAGKNYTIVMYTLTILETCVKNCGKRFHILACSKDFVQELVKLLSPKNDPPTAVQEKVLSLIQSWASAFQADQDLLGVNVVYKDLLAKGIEFPPTDLDSLAPIHTPKKSVSTMEAPSQTRPIRPASVPSPSASPLPPLESPTGGILTPEQRAKLQSELDVVQSNMNVLGELLSEVKPGQEERDELELLQELYSVCHQMQQRLVELISRITNDTLTEELLRINDDMNNLFLRYSRWEKNRGSHGHSASASEVVAKAIPPTSAVKPTLKNDDSLIDLDDDDVADTVKKLGLGDSLNGKGTDEFDMFAQSRNVTYESSKISGSSYKDNINPNQISGGLSSVTQGQLAEGGAEESVTSSDFERFLAERAAAAENLPTVSAATGSNNPSALKKDNKKKDENLLAL from the exons AACAAGCTACAGATGGAAGTCTGGCTTCAGAAAACTGGGCTTTAAATATGGAAATATGTGACATTATCAATGAAACTGAAGATGGCCCTAAAGATGCAATTAGAGCTATCAAAAAGCGACTCTCTCAAAGTGCTGGGAAAAACTACACCATTGTTATGTATACCTTGACCATACTTGAGACTTGTGTTAAAAATTGTGGAAAGAGGTTTCATATTTTGGCTTGCAGCAAAGATTTTGTTCAAGAATTG GTGAAACTTCTTAGTCCAAAAAATGACCCACCCACAGCAGTTCAAGAAAAAGTTCTCAGCTTAATACAAAGTTGGGCAAGTGCTTTTCAGGCTGATCAAGACCTATTAGGGGTCAATGTGGTTTACAAAGATCTGTTGGCAAAAGGAATTGAGTTTCCACCTACAGATCTTGATAGTTTGGCACCAATACACACACCTAAAAAG aGTGTCTCAACTATGGAAGCTCCAAGCCAAACCAGACCAATAAGGCCGGCCAGTGTGCCCTCCCCCTCGGCCAGTCCCCTACCCCCTTTAGAATCTCCAACTGGTGGGATTCTAACTCCAGAACAAAGGGCCAAATTGCAATCAGAATTGGATGTTGTCCAAAGTAATATGAATGTCTTAGGAGAGTTGTTGAGTGAAGTTAAGCCAGGGCAAGAGGAAAGGGATGAATTAGAGTTATTACAG gAATTGTATTCAGTCTGCCACCAAATGCAGCAGAGGCTTGTAGAGCTTATTTCAAGGATAACTAATGATACTTTGACTGAAGAGTTGTTAAGGATAAATGATGACATGAACAacttatttttaag GTACAGCAGATGGGAAAAGAATAGAGGATCTCATGGGCACAGTGCCTCAGCCTCAGAAGTAGTAGCGAAAGCCATACCGCCTACTTCAGCTGTTAAGCCCACTTTGAAGAATGATGATAGCTTGATTGATTTAGATGATGATGATGTTGCTGATACAGTTAAAAAGTTAG gttTGGGTGATTCTTTAAATGGAAAAGGAACTGATGAGTTTGATATGTTTGCGCAATCTCGAAACGTTACTTATGAATCATCCAAGATAAG TGGTAGCTCATATAAAGATAACATCAACCCTAATCAAATTTCTGGTGGACTCAGCTCGGTTACACAGGGACAATTAGCAGAG GGTGGAGCAGAAGAATCGGTCACATCAAGTGACTTCGAACGATTCTTAGCAGAAAGAGCGGCGGCCGCAGAAAATCTGCCCACAGTGTCCGCAGCTACTGGATCGAATAATCCCAGCGCATTAaagaaagataacaaaaaaaaggaTGAAAATCTTTTAGCtttgtaa